AAGTTGCAGGGGAGGATCGGCTTCGACAATTACTTCGCGTCGATCGGCGCGACGGCCTGCGCCGAGCTAGGGCCCGCGCCACCCCACTACCCCGCCAACATGGTTGAGACCGACGTCCGTCTGGCCGGGATCTTCAACGTGACGCTCGACCACGCCGCGCCAGCCGTCCTTCCGGACGGGTCGTACAACCCCGACTACCGCAAGGTCGCGGGATGGTCGACGATCGCCTCGGCGACCGACGGGACGGCCGCAACTTCACTATTCTCCGAGACGCTCCGCTCGGCGTCGGTGCATGGCGAAGCGGAATCGATCGCGGCCGACAGCCTGCGGAACGTCTACGGCGTCTCGACAGCCTCTTTCACGACCCCCGCCCCACCATCGCCCGCGACCTGCCGCGAGGGGCGGCGGATCGCCTACCGCGGCCAGCAGTATTATCGAGCCTCCGCCGCCACGTCCTTCTATTCGCACACGATGACGCCGAACGCTCCCGTCTCCGACTGCGCCAACGTCGATTCCGACTTCGTCGCCGGCCATACCGCCGCGCGGAGCGCACACCCCGGCGGCGTGGATGTCGGCCTCGCGGACGGCTCGGTCCGCTTCATCAAAAACACCATCGACCCGGCGGTCTGGCGTGCCCTGGGCACGAAGGCCGGCGGCGAAAAGATCCCCGCCGACTACTAGGAACCCCGCCCGATGACCACGCGCCTCCGGACGATCGCACTCGCCCTCCTCGCCTTCTCCGCCGCCTCGACCCTCGCCGACGAGCCGAAGCAACTACGCATCCTGAGCTACAACATCCACCACGGCGAGGGGATGGACGGCAAGCTCGACCTGGAGCGGATCGCCAAGGTCATCACGGCCGTCGAGCCCCACGTCGTCGCCCTGCAGGAGGTCGACCGCGGCTGCAAGCGCACCCAGGGCGTCGACGAACCCGGCGAGCTGGGCCGCCTGACCGGGATGACCCCGATCTTCGAGCGGAACATCGTGTTCCAGGGGGGCGACTACGGCAACGCCGTCCTGACCCGCCTTCCCGTGACCGCCTGGCGCAACGTCCACGTCCCGTCGCACTACGTCGGCGAGCAGCGCGGGGCGCTCGTCGTCGAATTGACGGCCCCCGATGCGAAGAAGACGCCGATCCGCTTCATGGCGACCCACATCGACTACCGCCCCGACGACGCCGAACGTATGGACTCGGTCAAGAAGCTCGAAGAGGTCGCCCGCGAGCACCCCGACCTGCCCACACTCCTCGTCGGCGACCTCAACTCCCGTCCCGACACCCGCGTAATGCGGGCGTTCGGCGAGAACTGGACCCGCACCGACACGGCCCCCCTCCTCACCTTCCCCGCCGACAAGCCCGACCGCCAGATCGATTACGTCCTCGTCCGCCCCGCCCCCCGCTGGAAGGTCGTCGAATCCCGCGTCCTCGACGAGCCCGTCGCCTCCGACCACCGGCCCTTGCTGGTGGTGCTGGAACTGGTGGATTGACCGACGTACAATCTCAACCCATGAAAGACGACTCGACTCAACCTGCCTCCTGGTCGCACGTGGACGAGGGGCGGCATGACCGGACGATCGAGGAGAACTGGCTGTTCACGCTCCGCAAGGAGCGGTTCCGGTCGCGGCTCTCCGGGCTGACGCACGACTTCTTCGTGATCCGCCTGGCCGACGCGGTGCACGCGGTCGCGATCACGACCGAGGGCGAGGTGCTGTTCGTCCGCCAGTTCCGGGCCGGGTCGGGGCGCGACAGCCTGGAGACCCCGGGCGGGCTCGTCGACCCGAACGAGGATCCGCTCGTCGCCGGCCCTCGCGAGCTGCTGGAGGAGACCGGGTACGCCGGCGACCCGCCCGAGCTGGTCGGGACGCTCTGGTCGAACCCGTCGCTGGTGACCTCGCGGACCACGACCATCGTGATCCGGAACGCCCGCAAGGTGGCCGAGCCCAAGCTCGACCATACCGAGGAGCTGACCGTCGAGAAGGTCCCGGCGCGGGACGTCCTCGGGCTGATCCGCCAGGGCCGCGTCGACCACGCGCTGGTGGTCGCGGGACTCCTCTGGTGGCTGACGACCGAGGCCAACCCCGCGCGGGTCTGAAGGGTCAGGACGACTTGCCGAGCTGGACGGGGACGTCGACCGGCTGGCCCTCGCGGACGAGGGTGATCCGCACGGTCTCGCCGGGCTGATGCTTCTCGACCTCGGTCAGCAGCTCGTCGACCGACTTCACCCGCTTGTGATCGACGGCGACGATCAGGTCCGCCGAGTCGGGGTCCAGCGAGCGCCGGACGAAGCCAGGCCCCAGCCGCTCGATCTTGACCTGGATCGGCCGGATGCCGGCGCGTTCGGCCGGGCCGCCCTCGGCGACCGCCAGGACGAGCAGCCCCTCCTCGGTCGTGTAGACGCGGGCGACGCCCAGCTCGGCGCGGGTCACGCGGCCGTCGTCGATGAGCTGGCGGAGGATGCGCGCGATCGAGTTGATCGGCACCGCGAAGCTGACCCCCGCCGACTGGCCGACGCTGCTGACGATGGCCGTGTTCATGCCGATCACCTTCCCGCGCGCGTTCAGCAGCGGGCCCCCGGAGTTGCCCGGGTTGATCGCCGCGTCGGTCTGGATGATCCCCTTGATCATCCGGCCGTTCTTGGCCTTGAGCGAGCGGTCGAGGCTGCTGACGACCCCCGTGGTGAGCGTGCGCTCCAGGCCGAAGGGGTTGCCGATCGCCATGATCTTCTGGCCCACCAGCAGCCGCGAGGAGTCGCCGAGGGACACGGGATGGAGCTTCTCGGCGTCGACCTCGACCTTGAGCACGGCGACGTCGTTCGAGGCGTCGACGCCGACGACCTTGGCCGGGTACGCCGAGCCGTCGAAGAGCGTGACGCGGACGACGTCGGCCCCCTGGACGACGTGGAAGTTCGTCAGCAGGTGCCCCTTCGTGTCGACGATGAAGCCCGAGCCGGTACCTGTGGACGTCTCCTCCCCGCCGAAGAACCCCTGGGCCTCGGATTCGGTGGTGATGTTCACCACGCTCTTGTTGACCGAGGCGTATACGAGGACGTTGTTGCGCTCCTCGGCGTCCAGATCCTTGAGGGCGTCGGGCTCCGGGATCGCGCCCGGGGCCGTCGCGCGGTCGGCCGGCTCGAGTTCGGGCGTGACCGTCGCCCGCCCCGGCGGCGCCTGGACGGCCTCGACCTCACCGCCTTGCGGGCGCGGGGGCGGGGGGGCCTGGGCGGCGATCTCGGGGCGGGGATGGGGCCGCCCGCCGAAGAGCAGCACGGCCAGGGCCAGCGTAGCCCCGGCCGTGATCAGGTGGCCGACGATCGTCGCCGTCGGGGACGTCCTGCCGTTCGTCATCGTCTTCTCCCCCGATGCATCCCTCTCGATACCCTAGCCGTGCGAATAGTATTGTAAGAGTCCCGATGCCGATGAAAAGGCCGGCTCGGCGGCGCGGCTCGTCGAGCCTGCTCGCCCCTTGCAGGGCGGGTCGGCCGCGGGTAGATTCGGCCTCATTCACAAGTCTCCACGTCAGGGAGGCGTCGCGGGCCGGGTTCCGGCCGCCTCGCCACCGTCAGGCAACTTGCGAGCGGTCATGGCGGCTCATCCCTCGATCTCGACGCGGACGAACGCAGGCGTGCTGCTGGCGCTCCTGGCGTTCGGCATGGCGTCGCCCCTCGCGGCGCGGGCCGGCTGCCTCCACCCGCCCGGCGGCGCGAGTCGTCCCGGGGCCGGCCGGCTGGACCTGCTGGCCGCCGCCGGGGCGCTGGCGATCGACGAACCGCTGAGTCCGCCGCCGCCCCGCTCGCCTTGCGACGGCCTGCGATGCTCGGGCGACCCCGCACCGACGCCCTCGCCGACGATGCTCGCGGACGTCCGGGTCGAGAGCTGGGGCTGCCTGCCGAAGGCGCCCCCGCCGCTGAATCCCGACTCCGACCACCTCCCCCCCTCCTCTTCCGCCCTGCAGTCCTCGCACGGCGGACCGGTGCCCTTCCACCCCCCGCGCTGACTCTCTGGGCCGACGACCCGCCGTCCGCCCCGTCGGCATGACCGACCGATCGTCGCCGCTGCGCCGGTGGCCGCAGAACGTCTCATTTCGCCGTCCCCGAGCCTGGGGTCGCGGTCGCGATCCCTTCGTGACGCGCCCGAAGTCGACGAACCGCCCGGCGCGACCGGAGGCGGGGCCGCGGCTCGCCCCGATACGCCGGCCGCACAAGGAACGTCGCCCTGCGCGCCGAAAGGGACCCGCAGGGGCGAGATCATCAGCTCCGACAGCCTCCAAGGACCGAATACCCATGATTCCTCCACATTTCGAAGGGACCACGATGATGAAGTCCGATCGCAAGATTCTCGCGAGCTGGCTGGCCGCCCTGATGCTCGCCACGGGCTCGGCCCGCGCCGGCGGCGGAGACGAGGGCCCGAGCACCTCGCTCCTCGACGACCTGGCCGGCTGGAAGAAGCTGCCGGCGGTCGCATTGGGCGGCGGGGGGCCGCTGCCGAGCTGGGCGAAGGCGGTGGCCGTGCGAATGCCCCGGACCGCCGCCGCGATGCTGGAACTGGACCTCGCCCAGCGCGTCCGCAGCCCGCTCGACCCCAAGCTCCGCGCCTCGTTGCGGTGGGTCGTCGCCCGCAACAACCGCTGCGCCTACTCGGAAGCCTACGCCCTCGCCGACGCCCGCCGCGCCGGGATGGACGAGGAATCCATTCGCGCCGTGACGGGCGACCCGGCGAACTGGCCGGCGGCCTACCGTGACGCGATGGAATTCGCCCGCCTGCACACGGTCGACGCGCCGACGATCCCCGACGAGCTGTTCGCCCGCCTCGTCGAGACTTACGGGGAGAAGAAGGCCGCGGCGATCGTCTTGCTCGGCGCCTACGGCAACTTCCAGGACCGCGTCGTGCTGGGCCTGAATCTGCCGATGGAGCCGTCGGGACCGCTGCCGCCGATCGACGTCGCCTTCGCCCCGGGCGCGTTCCAGTCGCAGCCGCTGCTGCCGCCCCAGGCCGACCTCAAGCCGCTGAAGGACGGCGGCGAGACGGTCGTCGAACGCGACCCGGAATGGTCGAAGCTCTCGTACGACGACCTGCAATCGCGCCTGGAGGGCCAGCGGGCGCGCACGCCTCGCCTGCCCATCCCCGCCTGGGACGAGGTCAAGAAAGGCCTGCCCCCCGAGTTCGCCACGCGGCCCACGCGGATCGTCTGGAACCTCGTCTGCTCGGGCTACGTCCCCGAACTGGCCGTCCCCTGGAGCCGGGCGACGCGGACGATGTGGGCCGAGGCGAAGCCCGACCGCGTCTTCGAGGAGAGCCTCTTCTGGATCCAGACCCGGGCCGTCCGCTGCAACTACTGCATGGGCCACTGCGAGATGCTGCTGGAGGTCGCCGGGCTGGACAAGGCGGCCATCGCCGACCGCACGCGGCGGCTCGCCGGCGACGACTGGTCGGCCTTCCCGCCCCAGGAACAGCGGGCCTACGCCTATGCCCGCAAGCTCTCGAAGGCCCCCTGGACGCTGACCGCCGCCGACTACCGCCGGCTCGAAACGGACCTCGGCCCCGACATGGGCATGGCGACCTTCTGATGGCTCTGCCGCGGCCTCTACATGACCCGGATCTCCGACGGCTTCCAGCTCCCGCTGGAGCGCGACAACGTCTTCATGGACTTCTACGGCCCCCGCGGGCCGGCCGAGAAGGCGGCGAAGAGATGACCGAGCGGGAAGCCGGGCGGCGGCGACTGGACCGTCGCGGGCCGCTCGGCCAGAATGGGGGCGTCGCCTCGCGAAGGGCGCGCCCCCTCCCCTCGATCTCGCGGAGCCGTCGATGGATCTCCTCTCTGCGTCGCCTCGCCGTCGGGCCTTGCTCTCGCTGACGTTCATCGGGGCCTGGCTGGGATCGACGCCGGCCTCGCCCGCGCAGACGAGCCCGGAGGAATCCGCGAAGAAGGTCAAGCCGGCCGAGGGCCTGCAGGCGACCCTCTGGGCGGCCGAGCCCCTGCTGTTCAACCCGACCAGCCTCGACGTCGACTCCCGGGGCCGCGTGTGGGTGGCCGAGGGGCTCAACTACCGGCTCACCCGGGGCGGCAACAAGAAGTTCCCGAAGGTCGAGGAGTCGGACAAGATCAAGATCCTGGAAGACACCGACGGCGACGGCAAGGCCGACAAGGTCACCGTCTTCGCCGACCGGATCTTCCCGATCCCGATGGGCATGGCCGTCGAGGAGCGCTACGACGATTCGGGCAAGTACCGCGGCTGCCGCGTCTACGTCGGCAACAGCCCCAACATCCTGGTGCTGGAAGACACCGACGGCGACGACAAGGCCGACAATCGCT
The DNA window shown above is from Paludisphaera mucosa and carries:
- a CDS encoding DUF1559 family PulG-like putative transporter; the encoded protein is MTPRRPHRGITLLEVVAVIFILLVLVALILPALGPASDLSRRARCINNLKQMALATLNYESAHGVFPPAFGPSPTIEVLNYPRASVQVAILPFLGGIEEVRLYDGFNFRFGLQGVADHPNQDPNLTAASTQVSTFICPSDPAEAKLQGRIGFDNYFASIGATACAELGPAPPHYPANMVETDVRLAGIFNVTLDHAAPAVLPDGSYNPDYRKVAGWSTIASATDGTAATSLFSETLRSASVHGEAESIAADSLRNVYGVSTASFTTPAPPSPATCREGRRIAYRGQQYYRASAATSFYSHTMTPNAPVSDCANVDSDFVAGHTAARSAHPGGVDVGLADGSVRFIKNTIDPAVWRALGTKAGGEKIPADY
- a CDS encoding endonuclease/exonuclease/phosphatase family protein, producing MTTRLRTIALALLAFSAASTLADEPKQLRILSYNIHHGEGMDGKLDLERIAKVITAVEPHVVALQEVDRGCKRTQGVDEPGELGRLTGMTPIFERNIVFQGGDYGNAVLTRLPVTAWRNVHVPSHYVGEQRGALVVELTAPDAKKTPIRFMATHIDYRPDDAERMDSVKKLEEVAREHPDLPTLLVGDLNSRPDTRVMRAFGENWTRTDTAPLLTFPADKPDRQIDYVLVRPAPRWKVVESRVLDEPVASDHRPLLVVLELVD
- a CDS encoding NUDIX hydrolase; amino-acid sequence: MKDDSTQPASWSHVDEGRHDRTIEENWLFTLRKERFRSRLSGLTHDFFVIRLADAVHAVAITTEGEVLFVRQFRAGSGRDSLETPGGLVDPNEDPLVAGPRELLEETGYAGDPPELVGTLWSNPSLVTSRTTTIVIRNARKVAEPKLDHTEELTVEKVPARDVLGLIRQGRVDHALVVAGLLWWLTTEANPARV
- a CDS encoding S1C family serine protease; its protein translation is MTNGRTSPTATIVGHLITAGATLALAVLLFGGRPHPRPEIAAQAPPPPRPQGGEVEAVQAPPGRATVTPELEPADRATAPGAIPEPDALKDLDAEERNNVLVYASVNKSVVNITTESEAQGFFGGEETSTGTGSGFIVDTKGHLLTNFHVVQGADVVRVTLFDGSAYPAKVVGVDASNDVAVLKVEVDAEKLHPVSLGDSSRLLVGQKIMAIGNPFGLERTLTTGVVSSLDRSLKAKNGRMIKGIIQTDAAINPGNSGGPLLNARGKVIGMNTAIVSSVGQSAGVSFAVPINSIARILRQLIDDGRVTRAELGVARVYTTEEGLLVLAVAEGGPAERAGIRPIQVKIERLGPGFVRRSLDPDSADLIVAVDHKRVKSVDELLTEVEKHQPGETVRITLVREGQPVDVPVQLGKSS